A DNA window from Rhodococcus sp. Z13 contains the following coding sequences:
- a CDS encoding YggS family pyridoxal phosphate-dependent enzyme, translating into MSADARAARRQELADRLAAVRERLDAAARAAGREPSEVELLTVTKFFPASDVVLLHELGCTRFGESREQEASAKITEFHETVTEPVEWHMIGRLQRNKARAVARWAHTVHSVDSVRLAQALDKGVHTALEAGERTTPLRVLLQVSLDGDRDRGGVVIEDLPELVETVAGSEVLELGGLMGVPPLGWEPDRAFEQLAQWHARLLRDHPEARELSAGMSGDLEHAVRWGSTCVRVGTAVLGSRPLA; encoded by the coding sequence GTGAGCGCGGACGCACGCGCGGCGCGCCGGCAGGAACTCGCCGACCGGCTCGCCGCGGTTCGTGAGCGGCTCGACGCCGCGGCCCGCGCCGCCGGACGCGAACCCTCCGAGGTCGAGCTGCTGACCGTCACCAAGTTCTTCCCGGCCTCGGACGTGGTGCTGCTGCACGAACTCGGCTGCACCCGTTTCGGTGAGTCGCGGGAGCAGGAGGCGAGCGCCAAGATCACCGAGTTCCACGAGACCGTCACCGAGCCCGTCGAGTGGCACATGATCGGCCGGTTGCAGCGCAACAAGGCTCGCGCCGTCGCCCGATGGGCGCACACCGTGCACTCCGTCGACAGCGTCCGCCTCGCCCAGGCCCTCGACAAGGGGGTGCACACCGCGCTCGAAGCGGGGGAGCGGACCACCCCCCTGCGGGTGTTGCTGCAGGTCAGCCTGGACGGCGACCGGGACCGCGGCGGCGTGGTGATCGAGGATCTGCCCGAACTCGTCGAGACGGTGGCCGGCTCGGAGGTCCTCGAACTCGGCGGGCTGATGGGGGTGCCGCCGCTCGGCTGGGAACCCGACCGCGCCTTCGAGCAACTGGCGCAGTGGCACGCCCGGCTGCTGCGCGACCATCCGGAGGCCCGCGAACTGTCCGCGGGGATGTCCGGTGATCTCGAACACGCGGTGCGCTGGGGCTCGACTTGCGTGCGTGTCGGAACGGCGGTGTTGGGCTCGAGGCCGTTAGCCTGA
- the pgeF gene encoding peptidoglycan editing factor PgeF produces the protein MTAPHRVLRARRVVTTRSGGVSAPPYDSFNLGDHVGDDPAAVAANRRRLADTLGIPPERFVWMEQIHSRNVTVVDGPVDEPVPATDALVTREVGLALATLSADCVSILLSDETAGVIAAVHAGRIGARIGILPRVLDVMRDLGARPERIGALLGPAASGRQYEVPAAMRDDVDKHLPGSATRTVRGTPGLDLRAGLRRQLAEHGVTAVTEDPRCTIEDPSLFSHRRGAPTGRLASVIWLEDVSEEDGK, from the coding sequence TTGACCGCTCCGCACCGCGTGCTGCGCGCCCGCCGGGTCGTGACCACACGATCCGGCGGCGTGTCGGCACCCCCGTACGACAGTTTCAATCTCGGCGACCACGTCGGTGACGATCCGGCCGCGGTGGCCGCGAACCGGCGTCGTCTCGCCGACACCCTCGGCATCCCGCCGGAGCGGTTCGTGTGGATGGAGCAGATCCACAGCCGCAACGTCACCGTCGTCGACGGCCCGGTCGACGAACCGGTGCCCGCCACCGACGCGCTGGTCACCCGCGAGGTCGGGCTGGCCCTGGCGACCCTCAGCGCCGACTGCGTGTCGATCCTGCTGTCCGACGAGACCGCCGGGGTGATCGCGGCCGTCCACGCCGGTCGGATCGGGGCGCGTATCGGCATCCTGCCGCGCGTGCTCGACGTGATGCGTGATCTCGGGGCGCGCCCCGAACGGATCGGGGCGCTGCTCGGCCCGGCCGCCAGCGGCCGGCAGTACGAGGTGCCCGCCGCGATGCGCGACGACGTCGACAAGCACCTGCCCGGCAGCGCGACCCGCACCGTCCGCGGCACGCCGGGGCTCGACCTGCGGGCCGGTCTGCGCCGGCAGCTCGCCGAGCACGGTGTCACGGCCGTGACGGAGGATCCGCGCTGCACCATCGAGGACCCCTCGCTGTTCAGCCACCGTCGTGGTGCGCCGACCGGCCGGCTCGCCTCGGTGATCTGGCTCGAGGACGTGAGCGAGGAGGACGGGAAGTGA
- the ftsZ gene encoding cell division protein FtsZ: MTPPHNYLAVIKVVGIGGGGVNAVNRMIEQGLKGVEFIAVNTDAQALLMSDADVKLDVGRELTRGLGAGADPEVGRKAAEDHKDEIEEVLKGADMVFVTAGEGGGTGTGGAPVVASIARKLGALTVGVVTRPFSFEGKRRGSQADAGIQTLRESCDTLIVIPNDRLLQLGDAAVSLMDAFRSADEVLLNGVQGITDLITTPGLINVDFADVKGVMSGAGSALMGIGSARGEGRAIKAAEAAINSPLLEASMEGARGVLLSIAGGSDLGLFEINEAASLVQEAAHIDANIIFGTVIDDSLGDEVRVTVIAAGFEGGAPARRPVEVGQHGQHAQQPAQGQPQQPAAARPATIGVGTAGEIGRPQHHREQVDPNPVREPAPVNTGGLPPAGSGPAPAAPRSVDIDDDGDDDVDVPIFMRR; this comes from the coding sequence ATGACGCCCCCGCACAACTACCTCGCCGTAATCAAGGTCGTCGGTATCGGCGGTGGCGGCGTGAACGCGGTCAACCGCATGATCGAGCAGGGACTCAAGGGAGTCGAGTTCATTGCCGTCAACACCGACGCGCAGGCACTGCTCATGTCCGACGCCGACGTCAAGCTCGATGTCGGTCGCGAGCTGACGCGCGGGCTCGGCGCCGGCGCCGACCCCGAGGTCGGCCGCAAGGCCGCCGAGGACCACAAGGACGAGATCGAAGAGGTGCTCAAGGGCGCGGACATGGTCTTCGTCACCGCCGGTGAGGGTGGTGGAACCGGAACCGGTGGCGCCCCGGTCGTCGCGAGCATCGCCCGCAAGCTCGGTGCGCTCACCGTCGGTGTGGTCACCCGTCCGTTCTCGTTCGAGGGCAAGCGCCGCGGCAGCCAGGCCGACGCCGGCATCCAGACGCTGCGCGAGTCCTGCGACACGCTCATCGTCATCCCCAACGACCGGCTGCTCCAGCTCGGCGACGCCGCCGTCAGCCTCATGGACGCCTTCCGCTCCGCCGACGAGGTGCTCCTCAACGGTGTCCAGGGCATCACCGACCTCATCACCACCCCGGGTCTGATCAACGTCGACTTCGCCGACGTCAAGGGCGTCATGTCGGGCGCAGGCTCGGCGTTGATGGGCATCGGGTCGGCGCGCGGTGAGGGTCGCGCCATCAAGGCCGCCGAGGCGGCGATCAACTCGCCGCTGCTCGAGGCGTCCATGGAGGGTGCGCGCGGGGTGCTGCTGTCGATCGCCGGTGGTTCCGATCTCGGCCTGTTCGAGATCAACGAGGCCGCCTCGCTCGTGCAGGAGGCCGCGCACATCGACGCGAACATCATCTTCGGCACCGTCATCGACGATTCGCTCGGCGACGAGGTGCGCGTGACCGTCATCGCCGCCGGCTTCGAGGGTGGTGCGCCCGCCCGCCGTCCGGTGGAGGTCGGGCAGCACGGCCAGCACGCGCAGCAGCCCGCGCAGGGGCAGCCGCAGCAGCCGGCGGCCGCGCGTCCCGCCACCATCGGTGTCGGCACCGCCGGTGAGATCGGCCGCCCGCAGCACCACCGCGAGCAGGTCGACCCGAACCCGGTCCGCGAGCCCGCGCCCGTCAACACCGGTGGCCTGCCGCCCGCCGGCTCCGGGCCCGCGCCGGCTGCCCCGCGCAGCGTGGACATCGACGACGACGGTGACGACGACGTCGACGTGCCGATCTTCATGCGCCGTTGA
- a CDS encoding YggT family protein, which translates to MAVFEVLWFLLFIFWLLLIGRIIVEFIRTFARDWRPTGFVVVVLEAIFTVTDPPVKLLRRLIPPLNLGGVRLDLSIMVLLFIVYFLMAFLPRGGAA; encoded by the coding sequence GTGGCCGTATTCGAGGTGCTGTGGTTCCTGCTGTTCATCTTCTGGCTTCTGCTGATCGGGCGGATCATCGTCGAGTTCATCAGGACCTTCGCGCGGGACTGGAGACCGACCGGCTTCGTCGTCGTCGTGCTCGAGGCGATCTTCACGGTCACCGACCCGCCGGTGAAGCTGCTGCGGCGGTTGATTCCGCCGCTCAACCTCGGCGGGGTACGGCTCGATCTGTCCATCATGGTCTTGCTGTTCATCGTGTATTTCCTGATGGCCTTCCTGCCCCGCGGCGGCGCGGCGTGA
- a CDS encoding cell division protein SepF has protein sequence MSTLHKFKAYFGMVPLEDYEDEYLDDPQSGRRERDRDYGDAPYSGYAPSRRDEYAPAHRDEPVREFEHDEFDGYEPAPRPARVEPITARGARPTPVSARGTARASLAAESRIDRSEPRRGGPLFDEGGPLSKITTLRPRDYSEARTIGERFRDGTPVIMDLVEMSNADAKRLVDFAAGLAFALRGSFDKVATKVFLLSPADIDVSAEERRRIAETGFYNQQ, from the coding sequence ATGAGCACACTCCACAAGTTCAAGGCGTACTTCGGGATGGTGCCGCTCGAGGATTACGAGGACGAGTACCTCGACGATCCGCAGAGCGGGCGCCGCGAGCGCGACCGCGACTACGGCGACGCGCCGTACTCGGGGTACGCACCGTCGCGTCGCGACGAGTACGCCCCGGCACACCGCGACGAGCCGGTCCGCGAGTTCGAGCACGACGAGTTCGACGGCTACGAGCCGGCACCGCGCCCGGCCCGCGTCGAGCCCATCACCGCCCGCGGTGCCCGCCCGACGCCGGTCTCCGCCCGGGGTACCGCCCGCGCGTCCCTGGCCGCCGAGAGCCGTATCGATCGCTCCGAACCGCGCCGTGGTGGCCCGCTGTTCGACGAGGGAGGTCCGTTGTCGAAGATCACGACGCTGCGTCCCCGCGACTACAGCGAGGCCCGCACCATCGGCGAACGTTTCCGCGACGGCACGCCGGTCATCATGGATCTCGTCGAGATGAGCAACGCCGACGCCAAGCGTCTGGTCGACTTCGCGGCCGGACTCGCGTTCGCGCTGCGCGGCTCGTTCGACAAGGTCGCCACCAAGGTGTTCCTGCTGTCGCCCGCCGACATCGACGTCTCCGCCGAGGAGCGCCGCCGGATCGCCGAGACCGGTTTCTACAACCAGCAGTAG
- a CDS encoding cell division protein FtsQ/DivIB, whose translation MRTVWIGAAVVAALLGAIAVAWFSPLLSVRTVEVVGNELIGHEEVVEALAVAERTPLLQVDTAAAAQRVAAIPRAASARVQRVYPSTVRVTVTERVATVFFEAPDGTHSVDAEGVDFAVEPPPMLTPRLVTPNPGTGDPATRAAVQVLEALPPELRVQVATIEAPGESEVSLILADGRVVVWGGVDRSDRKAAVIGPLLTRPGERFDVASPDLPTVR comes from the coding sequence ATGCGCACCGTCTGGATCGGGGCCGCGGTCGTCGCGGCGCTGCTCGGGGCGATCGCCGTGGCCTGGTTCTCGCCGCTGCTGTCGGTGCGGACCGTCGAGGTCGTCGGCAACGAACTGATCGGTCACGAGGAGGTGGTCGAGGCCCTGGCGGTGGCCGAGCGCACGCCGCTGCTGCAGGTCGACACGGCCGCTGCGGCGCAGCGGGTCGCCGCGATCCCGCGGGCCGCGTCCGCGCGGGTCCAGCGGGTGTACCCGTCGACGGTGCGGGTCACGGTCACCGAACGCGTGGCGACGGTCTTCTTCGAGGCCCCCGACGGCACCCACTCGGTGGACGCCGAGGGCGTGGACTTCGCCGTCGAACCCCCGCCGATGCTCACCCCGCGGCTGGTCACACCGAATCCGGGCACCGGCGACCCCGCGACCCGCGCCGCCGTGCAGGTGCTCGAGGCGCTGCCGCCCGAGTTGCGGGTGCAGGTCGCCACGATCGAGGCGCCCGGCGAGTCGGAGGTCTCCCTGATCCTCGCCGACGGGCGTGTCGTGGTGTGGGGCGGTGTGGACCGCTCCGACCGCAAGGCGGCGGTGATCGGACCGCTGCTGACCCGGCCCGGTGAGCGATTCGACGTCGCCAGTCCCGACCTGCCGACGGTGCGATGA
- the ileS gene encoding isoleucine--tRNA ligase, with translation MTENQAAPDHTAATTDSAAGAGGYPRVDYGLGRDSGVDFPSLEERVLEQWAADGTFEASLRNRDGAEEFVFYDGPPFANGLPHYGHLLTGYVKDVVPRFQTMLGKKVDRRFGWDCHGLPAELEAEKQLGIKDKSEIDSMGLAEFNAYCKQSVLRYTGEWRDYVTRQARWVDFDNDYKTLDLDFMESVMWAFKSLYDKGLIYQGFRVLPYSWYEQTPLSNQETRLDDAYKMRQDPAVTVDMVLRAPGSELDGVCALIWTTTPWTLPSNLAIAVHPEIEYVAVRGTDGKTYLLAQDRVGHYARELGDAPEVVGRYRGADLVGLAYEPPFDFFLGRDNAHQVIAADYVTTESGTGIVHMAPAFGEEDMEYCERNGIELVQPLDPGGKFTSMVPPYEGLQVFDANPVIIKDLKAAGKLLRHETIEHSYPHSWRSGQPLIYMAVPSWFVAVTRFRDRMVELNKQITWVPEHIRDGQFGKWLEGARDWNISRNRYWGSPIPVWVSDNPEYPRVDVYGSIDELERDFGVRPTDLHRPMIDELTRPNPDDPTGKSTMRRVPEVLDCWFESGSMPFAQVHYPFENREWFDTHYPGDFIVEYNGQTRGWFYTLHVLATALFDRPAFKCVAAHGIVLGDDGLKMSKSKGNYPDVNEVFARDGSDAMRWFLMSSPILRGGNLVVTEQGIREGVRQALLPLWNAWSFLQLYASQPGTWRTDSPHVLDRYILAKLAQTRDVITEALGTVDIAGACDELRTFCDALTNWYVRRSRNRFWDEDTDAIDTLHTVLEVVTRLAAPLLPMASEVIWRGLTGGRSVHLADWPEAGDLPSDPALVAAMDEVRSVCSTVLSLRKAKKLRVRLPLPQVTVATPGSGHLDPFVDLIKDEVNVKRVVTTDDVEAHGRFEVVVNARAAGPRLGKDVQTVIKAVKSGDWTEAADGTVTAAGIALLPEEYTRRLVATEPESTAALPNGSGLVVLDTTVTEELEAEGWAKDRIREFQDARRNLGLDVSDRITVRFEVPEDRAEWADRHRELIAGEILATTFELGAVESDPIELGEGTRASIAKA, from the coding sequence GTGACCGAGAACCAAGCTGCGCCGGATCACACCGCCGCTACGACCGATTCCGCCGCGGGCGCCGGCGGCTACCCCCGCGTCGACTACGGGCTCGGGCGGGATTCGGGTGTCGACTTCCCGTCGCTGGAGGAGCGCGTTCTCGAGCAGTGGGCCGCCGACGGCACCTTCGAGGCCTCCCTGAGAAACCGTGACGGCGCCGAGGAGTTCGTCTTCTACGACGGCCCGCCTTTCGCGAACGGCCTGCCGCACTACGGCCACCTGCTCACCGGCTACGTCAAGGACGTCGTCCCGCGTTTCCAGACCATGCTGGGCAAGAAGGTGGACCGCCGTTTCGGCTGGGACTGCCACGGCCTGCCCGCCGAACTCGAGGCGGAGAAGCAGCTCGGTATCAAGGACAAGTCCGAGATCGACTCGATGGGCCTGGCCGAGTTCAACGCCTACTGTAAGCAGTCGGTGCTGCGCTACACCGGTGAGTGGCGCGACTACGTCACCCGTCAGGCCCGCTGGGTCGACTTCGACAACGACTACAAGACCCTGGACCTCGACTTCATGGAGTCGGTCATGTGGGCCTTCAAGTCGCTCTACGACAAGGGTCTGATCTACCAGGGCTTCCGTGTGCTGCCCTACAGTTGGTACGAGCAGACGCCGCTGTCGAACCAGGAGACCCGCCTCGACGACGCCTACAAGATGCGTCAGGACCCGGCGGTCACCGTCGACATGGTGCTGCGCGCCCCCGGCTCCGAGCTCGACGGCGTGTGCGCCCTGATCTGGACCACCACGCCCTGGACCCTGCCGTCCAACCTCGCGATCGCGGTGCACCCCGAGATCGAGTACGTCGCCGTGCGCGGCACCGACGGCAAGACCTATCTGCTCGCCCAGGACCGCGTCGGCCACTACGCCCGCGAGCTCGGCGACGCGCCGGAGGTCGTCGGCCGGTACCGCGGCGCGGATCTCGTCGGTCTCGCCTACGAACCGCCCTTCGATTTCTTCCTGGGCCGCGACAACGCCCACCAGGTGATCGCCGCCGACTACGTCACCACCGAGTCCGGTACCGGAATCGTCCACATGGCACCGGCTTTCGGTGAAGAGGACATGGAGTACTGCGAGCGCAACGGCATCGAGCTGGTGCAGCCGCTCGATCCGGGCGGCAAGTTCACCTCGATGGTGCCGCCCTACGAGGGCCTGCAGGTCTTCGACGCCAACCCGGTCATCATCAAGGACCTCAAGGCCGCCGGGAAGCTGCTGCGGCACGAGACCATCGAGCACTCCTACCCGCACTCGTGGCGGTCGGGCCAGCCGCTGATCTACATGGCGGTGCCGTCCTGGTTCGTGGCCGTCACCCGTTTCCGCGACCGCATGGTCGAGCTGAACAAGCAGATCACCTGGGTGCCCGAGCACATCCGCGACGGCCAGTTCGGCAAGTGGCTCGAAGGCGCCCGCGACTGGAACATCAGCCGGAACCGCTACTGGGGCAGCCCCATCCCGGTGTGGGTGTCGGACAACCCCGAGTACCCGCGCGTCGACGTCTACGGCTCGATCGACGAGCTCGAGCGCGACTTCGGTGTGCGCCCGACCGACCTGCACCGGCCGATGATCGACGAGCTGACCCGGCCGAACCCCGACGACCCGACCGGCAAGTCGACGATGCGCCGCGTCCCCGAGGTGCTCGACTGCTGGTTCGAGTCGGGCTCGATGCCGTTCGCGCAGGTGCACTACCCGTTCGAGAACCGCGAGTGGTTCGACACGCACTACCCGGGCGACTTCATCGTCGAGTACAACGGGCAGACCCGCGGCTGGTTCTACACCCTGCACGTGCTGGCCACCGCCCTGTTCGATCGGCCCGCCTTCAAGTGCGTCGCCGCGCACGGCATCGTCCTCGGCGACGACGGTCTGAAGATGAGCAAGTCGAAGGGCAACTACCCGGACGTCAACGAGGTGTTCGCCCGCGACGGCTCCGACGCCATGCGGTGGTTCCTCATGTCCTCGCCGATCCTGCGCGGTGGCAACCTCGTCGTCACCGAGCAGGGCATCCGCGAGGGCGTGCGGCAGGCGCTGCTGCCGCTGTGGAACGCGTGGAGCTTCCTGCAGTTGTACGCCTCGCAGCCGGGCACCTGGCGCACCGACTCGCCGCACGTGCTCGACCGTTACATCCTCGCCAAGCTTGCGCAGACCCGCGACGTCATCACCGAGGCGCTCGGGACCGTCGACATCGCCGGTGCCTGCGACGAGCTGCGGACCTTCTGCGACGCGCTGACCAACTGGTACGTGCGCCGCTCCCGGAACCGCTTCTGGGACGAGGACACCGACGCGATCGACACCCTGCACACCGTGCTCGAGGTGGTCACCCGCCTGGCGGCGCCGCTGCTGCCGATGGCCTCCGAGGTGATCTGGCGCGGACTGACCGGCGGCCGGTCGGTGCACCTGGCCGACTGGCCCGAGGCCGGCGACCTGCCGTCCGATCCGGCTCTGGTCGCCGCGATGGACGAGGTGCGCAGCGTGTGCTCGACCGTGCTGTCGCTGCGCAAGGCGAAGAAGCTGCGCGTGCGCCTGCCGCTGCCGCAGGTCACCGTCGCCACCCCGGGCTCCGGCCACCTCGATCCGTTCGTCGACCTCATCAAGGACGAGGTCAACGTCAAACGGGTCGTCACCACCGACGACGTCGAAGCCCACGGCAGGTTCGAGGTGGTCGTCAACGCCCGTGCCGCCGGCCCGCGCCTCGGCAAGGACGTCCAGACGGTCATCAAGGCGGTCAAGTCGGGTGACTGGACCGAGGCGGCGGACGGCACCGTCACCGCGGCCGGCATCGCCCTCCTCCCGGAGGAGTACACCCGCCGCCTGGTCGCCACCGAGCCCGAGTCCACCGCGGCCCTGCCCAACGGCAGCGGCCTGGTCGTCCTCGACACCACCGTCACCGAGGAACTCGAGGCCGAAGGCTGGGCCAAGGACCGCATCCGCGAGTTCCAGGACGCGCGCCGCAATCTCGGCCTCGACGTCTCGGACCGCATCACGGTGCGCTTCGAGGTGCCCGAGGACCGCGCCGAGTGGGCGGACCGCCACCGCGAGCTGATCGCCGGTGAGATCCTCGCGACCACCTTCGAACTCGGCGCCGTCGAGTCCGATCCGATCGAACTCGGTGAAGGGACCCGGGCGTCCATCGCCAAGGCGTGA
- a CDS encoding DNA polymerase IV, with protein MNRRWVLHLDLDAFFASAEQLTRPTLRGRPVLVGGLGARGVVAGASYEARLYGARSAMPMSRARRLVGAAAVVLPPRGVVYRELSAQVFDTLRARVPVLETLSLDEAFAEPAELAGADVDEVERFCTQLREHVRERTGLIASIGAGSGKQIAKIGSGLAKPDGLLVVRPEDELALLHGLPVRKLWGIGPVAEERLRRLGIETIGDLAALPVAEAASILGQTVGPGLHRLANGHDDRPVVERAEAKQVSAETTFATDIVAMPELRRAIAASALAAHNRLRSDGRAARTVVVKLRKADMSVLTRSSTLPYATEDLQVLTVAAQRLALDPVEVGPIRLVGVGYAGLSTIAQDTLFPELDRVAEGVTDSTEDDAPTAHAAPDPAARWRPGTDVKHPEYGHGWVQGAGHGVVTVRFETRTTGPGPARTLDENDPDLEGADPLDSLN; from the coding sequence GTGAACCGCCGCTGGGTCCTGCACCTGGACCTCGACGCGTTCTTCGCGTCCGCCGAGCAGCTGACCCGGCCGACCCTACGGGGTCGGCCGGTGCTCGTCGGCGGGCTCGGCGCGCGCGGGGTGGTCGCGGGCGCCAGCTACGAGGCCCGGCTGTACGGGGCGCGGTCGGCGATGCCGATGAGCCGCGCCCGGCGTCTCGTCGGCGCGGCCGCCGTGGTGCTGCCCCCGCGCGGGGTCGTCTACCGCGAACTCAGCGCCCAGGTGTTCGACACGCTGCGCGCCCGGGTGCCGGTCCTCGAGACGCTCTCGCTCGACGAGGCGTTCGCCGAACCCGCGGAACTCGCCGGCGCCGACGTCGACGAGGTCGAACGGTTCTGCACGCAGCTGCGCGAACACGTCCGCGAGCGCACCGGCCTGATCGCCTCCATCGGCGCCGGCTCGGGCAAGCAGATCGCCAAGATCGGCTCCGGCCTGGCCAAACCCGACGGGCTGCTGGTGGTGCGTCCCGAGGACGAACTCGCGTTGCTGCACGGGCTGCCGGTCCGGAAGCTGTGGGGGATCGGCCCGGTCGCCGAGGAACGCCTGCGCCGCCTCGGCATCGAGACGATCGGTGACCTCGCGGCCCTGCCGGTCGCCGAGGCCGCGTCGATCCTCGGCCAGACGGTCGGCCCGGGCCTGCACCGGCTCGCGAACGGGCACGACGACCGTCCCGTCGTCGAACGCGCCGAGGCGAAACAGGTCAGCGCCGAGACCACCTTCGCCACCGACATCGTCGCGATGCCCGAACTGCGCCGAGCCATCGCGGCATCGGCGCTGGCCGCCCACAACCGGCTGCGCAGCGACGGGCGCGCGGCCCGCACCGTCGTCGTCAAGCTCCGCAAGGCCGACATGTCGGTGCTGACCCGATCGTCGACGCTGCCCTACGCCACCGAGGACCTGCAGGTCCTCACCGTGGCCGCGCAACGTCTGGCCCTCGACCCGGTGGAGGTCGGACCCATCCGGCTGGTGGGTGTCGGCTATGCGGGGCTGTCCACGATCGCGCAGGACACCCTGTTCCCCGAACTCGACCGGGTGGCGGAGGGCGTCACCGACAGCACCGAGGACGACGCGCCGACGGCCCACGCGGCGCCCGATCCCGCCGCGCGGTGGCGGCCGGGCACCGACGTGAAACACCCCGAGTACGGGCACGGCTGGGTGCAGGGCGCCGGTCACGGTGTGGTGACCGTCCGCTTCGAGACGCGCACCACCGGGCCGGGACCTGCACGGACGCTCGACGAGAACGATCCGGATCTCGAGGGCGCGGATCCGCTCGACAGCCTGAACTGA
- a CDS encoding DivIVA domain-containing protein codes for MPLTPADVHNVAFSKPPIGKRGYNEDEVDAFLDLVEQELANLIEENADLRQRVAELDQELAEAKKARGTATAAAPAPAPSKPEPARVVETPKPEPAPAPAPAPAPVAAPTTDASMQAAKVLGLAQEMADRLTGDAKAEAEELVRNARTNSEQLVSDARTRSEAMIADARQKSDAMLADARTRSETQLRQAKEKADALQADAEKKHTEIMATINQQRTVLEGRIEQLKTFEREYRVRLKSYLESQLEELEQRGSAVPVDGGQEAFNQSNSSSSFGSTSFAKGNS; via the coding sequence ATGCCGCTGACACCAGCTGATGTGCACAATGTCGCGTTCAGCAAGCCTCCGATCGGGAAGCGTGGCTACAACGAGGACGAAGTAGACGCCTTCCTCGATCTCGTCGAGCAGGAGTTGGCGAACCTCATCGAGGAGAACGCCGACCTGCGTCAGCGGGTGGCGGAGCTGGATCAGGAGCTCGCCGAGGCCAAGAAGGCCCGCGGTACCGCCACCGCAGCGGCGCCGGCCCCCGCGCCGTCGAAACCGGAACCCGCGCGGGTCGTGGAGACCCCGAAGCCGGAACCGGCCCCCGCGCCCGCTCCCGCCCCGGCGCCCGTCGCGGCACCGACCACCGATGCGAGCATGCAGGCCGCCAAGGTGCTGGGCCTGGCCCAGGAGATGGCCGACCGCCTCACCGGCGACGCCAAGGCCGAGGCCGAGGAACTGGTCCGCAACGCGCGGACGAACTCCGAGCAGCTCGTCTCGGACGCCCGCACCCGCAGCGAGGCGATGATCGCCGACGCCCGTCAGAAGTCCGACGCGATGCTCGCCGACGCGCGTACCCGTTCGGAGACCCAGCTGCGCCAGGCCAAGGAGAAGGCCGACGCGCTGCAGGCGGACGCCGAGAAGAAGCACACCGAGATCATGGCCACGATCAACCAGCAGCGCACGGTGCTGGAGGGTCGTATCGAGCAGCTCAAGACGTTCGAACGCGAGTACCGGGTGCGCCTGAAGTCCTACCTGGAGTCGCAGCTCGAGGAGCTCGAGCAGCGCGGTTCGGCGGTTCCCGTCGACGGTGGCCAGGAAGCGTTCAACCAGTCCAACTCGTCGTCGTCCTTCGGTTCGACGTCGTTCGCCAAGGGCAACAGCTGA